The Blautia hydrogenotrophica DSM 10507 genome window below encodes:
- the asnS gene encoding asparagine--tRNA ligase, giving the protein MKLTTVKEIYRNKETFLDKEITVGGWVRSVRDSKTFGFIVLHDGTFFETLQIVYHDQMENFAEISKLNVGAAIVVKGTLVATPQAKQPFEIQATEIEVEGMSAPDYPLQKKRHSLEYLRTITHLRPRTNTFQAVFRVRSLTAYAIHRFFQERGFVYVNTPLITGSDCEGAGEMFRVTTLDPVNPPLKEDRTVDYGQDFFGKETNLTVSGQLNGETYAQAFRNIYTFGPTFRAENSNTTRHAAEFWMIEPECAFADLQDNMDLAEAMLKYVISYVLENAPEEMNFFNSFIDKGLLDRLNHVLNSEFGHVTYTEAVEILEKNNDKFDFKVYWGCDLQTEHERYLTEQVFKKPVFVTDYPKEIKAFYMKLNEDGKTVAAMDCLVPGIGEIIGGSQREDDYDKLKKRMDELGLKPEDYDFYMDLRKYGSTRHSGYGLGFERCVMYLTGMSNIRDVIPFPRTVKNCDL; this is encoded by the coding sequence ATGAAATTGACAACTGTAAAAGAGATTTATCGGAATAAGGAAACATTTTTGGATAAGGAAATCACAGTCGGAGGTTGGGTGCGAAGCGTCAGAGATTCCAAGACCTTTGGATTTATTGTACTTCACGATGGTACGTTTTTTGAGACACTGCAGATTGTGTACCACGATCAGATGGAGAATTTCGCAGAGATTTCGAAGCTGAATGTGGGGGCGGCAATTGTGGTCAAGGGAACTCTGGTGGCTACTCCCCAGGCGAAACAGCCGTTTGAGATTCAGGCGACAGAGATCGAGGTGGAAGGCATGTCTGCTCCGGACTACCCGCTTCAGAAGAAGCGCCACAGCCTGGAATACTTAAGAACAATCACTCATTTGAGACCCAGGACTAACACATTTCAGGCAGTATTTCGTGTCAGATCACTGACTGCCTACGCGATTCATCGCTTTTTTCAGGAGAGAGGTTTTGTCTATGTGAACACTCCGCTGATTACAGGAAGTGATTGTGAGGGAGCAGGGGAGATGTTTCGCGTGACTACCTTGGACCCGGTGAATCCTCCGCTGAAGGAAGACAGGACTGTGGATTATGGGCAGGACTTCTTTGGAAAAGAGACGAATCTGACCGTAAGCGGACAGTTAAACGGTGAGACCTACGCCCAGGCTTTTCGGAATATTTATACGTTTGGACCTACTTTCCGTGCAGAAAACTCCAATACGACCCGCCATGCGGCAGAGTTTTGGATGATTGAGCCGGAATGTGCGTTCGCAGATTTACAGGATAACATGGACCTGGCGGAAGCGATGCTGAAATATGTGATCTCTTACGTGCTGGAAAATGCTCCAGAGGAGATGAATTTCTTCAATTCGTTCATTGATAAGGGGCTTCTTGACCGGCTGAACCATGTGCTGAACTCTGAATTTGGCCATGTGACTTACACGGAGGCGGTAGAGATCTTGGAGAAAAACAACGATAAGTTTGACTTCAAAGTTTATTGGGGCTGTGATCTGCAGACGGAACATGAGAGATATCTGACAGAGCAGGTGTTCAAAAAGCCGGTGTTTGTAACAGATTATCCAAAGGAAATCAAGGCGTTTTATATGAAGCTGAATGAGGATGGCAAGACGGTGGCGGCTATGGACTGTCTCGTACCGGGAATCGGAGAGATCATCGGCGGAAGCCAAAGAGAGGATGATTACGATAAGCTGAAAAAACGCATGGACGAGCTGGGGCTGAAACCGGAAGATTATGATTTTTATATGGATCTGCGCAAGTATGGTTCTACCCGTCATTCAGGCTATGGGCTGGGATTTGAGCGCTGCGTGATGTATCTCACGGGAATGTCTAACATTCGTGATGTGATTCCGTTCCCGAGAACGGTGAAAAACTGTGACTTATAA
- a CDS encoding class I SAM-dependent methyltransferase → MKKEIKDFIDKNMGKGLIQMVISKSRIKDGPSKVKIRPILLKDKFIYQATETVGPKVLHTNYERQELIEYIGELMEERFMQLQWEGQYEDGLVLVSKKGHLTTKVKRHACKKEQAALEHNRRKKYLLAEGTAVPFLVDLGVMTPQGKIVSTKYDKFRQINRFLEFIEDILPRLDRGRELTILDFGCGKSYLTFAMYYYLRQLRHFDVRIIGLDLKEDVIQHCNELAQSYGYEKLKFYTGDIASYEGVRQVDMVVTLHACDTATDYALAKAVYWGAKVILSVPCCQHELNGQIRNEMLSPVLSYGILKERMAALITDGLRAQLLEGVGYETQILEFVDMEHTPKNLLIRGVYTGKKKNLEKTRRCIEELHLNPTLARLLEEQEVDDQ, encoded by the coding sequence ATGAAAAAAGAAATCAAAGATTTTATTGATAAGAATATGGGAAAAGGGCTGATTCAAATGGTAATCAGCAAGAGCAGAATCAAAGACGGACCTTCCAAAGTGAAGATTCGTCCTATTCTGCTTAAGGACAAGTTTATCTACCAGGCCACAGAGACTGTTGGCCCCAAGGTGCTGCATACCAACTATGAGAGACAGGAGCTGATCGAATATATCGGGGAATTGATGGAAGAGAGATTTATGCAGCTACAGTGGGAAGGGCAGTATGAAGACGGCCTGGTTTTGGTGAGCAAAAAAGGACACCTCACCACGAAAGTGAAACGACATGCCTGCAAAAAGGAACAGGCGGCGCTGGAACACAACCGTAGAAAAAAGTATTTGCTGGCGGAAGGGACAGCGGTCCCATTCTTAGTGGACCTCGGGGTTATGACACCGCAGGGAAAAATTGTATCGACTAAATACGATAAGTTCCGTCAGATCAATCGGTTTTTGGAGTTCATCGAGGACATTCTGCCTAGACTTGACCGGGGCAGAGAGCTTACGATTTTAGACTTTGGCTGTGGTAAATCTTATCTAACATTTGCGATGTATTACTATCTCCGACAGCTGCGACATTTCGATGTGAGAATCATCGGCCTGGATTTAAAGGAGGATGTGATTCAGCACTGCAATGAGCTGGCCCAAAGCTATGGGTATGAGAAACTGAAGTTCTATACGGGAGATATTGCCTCCTACGAGGGAGTCAGACAAGTGGACATGGTGGTGACGCTTCATGCTTGCGACACGGCCACGGACTATGCTCTGGCCAAGGCTGTGTACTGGGGGGCTAAGGTGATACTGTCAGTGCCGTGTTGCCAGCATGAGTTAAATGGGCAGATCAGAAATGAGATGCTCTCGCCGGTTCTCTCCTACGGGATTTTGAAAGAGAGGATGGCGGCTTTGATTACCGATGGGCTTCGGGCTCAGCTCTTAGAAGGTGTTGGCTATGAGACTCAGATTTTGGAATTTGTGGATATGGAACATACACCGAAAAATCTGCTGATTCGAGGAGTCTATACCGGAAAGAAGAAAAACCTTGAAAAAACCAGAAGGTGTATAGAGGAACTCCATCTGAATCCGACTCTTGCGAGACTTTTAGAAGAGCAGGAGGTGGATGATCAGTGA
- a CDS encoding D-alanine--D-alanine ligase family protein, giving the protein MKIVVLAGGTSTERDVSIVSGTGVCKALRQKGHQAILVDVFAGLESVKLEAAFEGDYDVEAAAEYIKSFNERIQELEKQRRDFFGPNVVALCKAADIVFLALHGENGENGKVQAAFDLMKIKYTGTGHTGSAMAMDKGITKALFQMYQVPTPKGVTMTVKNRRNDLSVHGMDFPVVVKTCCGGSSIGVYIVQDQEAYVKALDEAFSYEEEVVIEEYIQGKEYTVAVVDGEAYPIVLIEPVSGFYDYKNKYQAGATIETCPAPLDEEKTRKMQEYAVRGYKALALQAYGRLDFMMDEAGNMYCLEANTLPGMTPTSLIPQEAAALGMDYPTLCEHLIEVSLKKYE; this is encoded by the coding sequence ATGAAGATTGTAGTTTTAGCAGGGGGAACCAGTACAGAGCGAGACGTCTCCATCGTCTCAGGAACCGGAGTGTGCAAAGCACTTAGACAGAAAGGTCACCAGGCAATTTTGGTGGATGTGTTTGCCGGTTTGGAATCTGTAAAACTGGAAGCCGCGTTTGAGGGAGACTACGATGTGGAAGCAGCGGCGGAGTATATCAAAAGCTTCAATGAAAGAATCCAGGAGTTAGAAAAGCAGAGAAGGGACTTTTTTGGCCCTAATGTAGTGGCACTTTGCAAGGCGGCGGACATTGTATTTTTAGCTCTCCACGGCGAAAATGGTGAGAATGGAAAGGTGCAGGCAGCCTTCGATCTGATGAAAATCAAATATACGGGGACGGGACATACAGGTAGTGCGATGGCTATGGATAAAGGCATTACGAAGGCTCTCTTTCAGATGTATCAGGTGCCGACTCCCAAAGGTGTGACTATGACGGTCAAGAACCGCAGGAATGATCTGTCTGTGCATGGAATGGATTTCCCAGTGGTGGTGAAGACCTGCTGCGGAGGGTCCAGTATAGGAGTATATATTGTACAGGACCAGGAGGCCTATGTGAAAGCTCTGGATGAGGCATTTTCTTATGAGGAGGAAGTGGTGATCGAAGAGTATATCCAGGGAAAGGAATACACGGTGGCCGTAGTGGATGGGGAAGCCTATCCGATTGTGCTGATCGAGCCGGTGAGCGGCTTTTATGACTATAAGAATAAATATCAGGCAGGAGCGACGATCGAGACCTGTCCGGCGCCTCTAGATGAGGAAAAAACGCGGAAGATGCAGGAGTACGCAGTAAGAGGATATAAAGCGCTGGCGCTACAAGCCTATGGACGATTGGATTTCATGATGGATGAGGCGGGAAATATGTACTGTCTGGAAGCAAACACTCTGCCGGGTATGACACCTACGAGTCTGATTCCCCAGGAGGCAGCGGCATTGGGGATGGATTATCCGACCCTATGTGAGCATCTGATCGAGGTCTCTCTGAAAAAATATGAGTGA
- a CDS encoding UDP-N-acetylmuramoyl-tripeptide--D-alanyl-D-alanine ligase: MKNLTLENIANVCNGIYRGDEKSRWTEVTAITSDSRQAAPGCLFVPIVGERVDGHSFIPNVMEAGALATLSQKELPEARFPYIQVASSLQAVKDIAKFYLEQLKIPVVGITGSVGKTSTKEVIASVLKEKYHILKTQGNFNNELGLPLTVFRLRDYHEIAVLEMGISDFGEMSRLADIARPDTCVITNIGQCHLEFLGDRDGVLKAKTEVFRYLKEGGRAILNGDDDKLATIRQVQGKEPIFFGMNPAFPVYADQIQSRGLKGMSCRIHLPEAEFAVEIPMPGQHMVYNALAAAAVGMVHGLTPEQIRRGIESLEPISGRFRMIETDHFLIVDDCYNANPVSMKASLDVLKDALGRKVAILGDMGELGEQEKELHAEVGDHAGRCGLDLLICTGSLSRYMSEAAKAANPNLEVIYEVDSKKLERNLFSYLRDGDTILVKASHFMHYERLVQRLEQYKK, translated from the coding sequence ATGAAAAACCTGACCTTGGAAAATATAGCAAATGTTTGTAATGGAATCTACAGAGGAGACGAGAAAAGCCGCTGGACGGAGGTGACGGCGATTACCAGCGACAGTAGGCAGGCGGCTCCGGGTTGCCTGTTCGTTCCCATTGTGGGAGAGCGTGTGGACGGCCACAGTTTTATCCCCAATGTGATGGAGGCGGGAGCGCTGGCGACGCTCTCACAGAAGGAACTGCCAGAAGCGCGGTTTCCGTATATTCAGGTGGCGTCCTCCTTGCAGGCTGTAAAGGATATTGCGAAGTTTTATCTGGAACAGCTTAAAATTCCGGTGGTGGGAATCACTGGGAGTGTGGGGAAGACCAGCACGAAAGAGGTGATTGCCTCTGTCTTGAAGGAGAAGTATCATATCTTGAAGACCCAGGGGAATTTTAACAATGAGCTTGGGCTTCCGCTGACGGTATTCCGGCTGAGGGATTACCATGAGATCGCTGTTTTAGAGATGGGAATCAGTGATTTTGGGGAGATGAGCCGGCTGGCGGATATCGCTCGACCAGATACCTGTGTGATTACGAACATCGGTCAGTGTCACCTAGAGTTTTTAGGAGACAGAGATGGTGTGCTGAAGGCAAAGACGGAGGTCTTCCGTTATCTGAAAGAAGGCGGACGAGCGATTCTGAATGGAGATGACGACAAACTGGCCACGATTCGCCAAGTTCAGGGCAAAGAACCGATTTTCTTTGGGATGAATCCTGCATTTCCAGTCTATGCAGACCAGATTCAAAGCCGTGGGTTAAAAGGGATGAGCTGTCGGATACATCTGCCGGAGGCGGAGTTTGCAGTGGAGATACCGATGCCTGGCCAGCACATGGTCTATAACGCACTGGCTGCTGCGGCTGTGGGGATGGTGCATGGCTTGACTCCGGAGCAGATCAGACGTGGAATAGAGAGCTTAGAGCCTATCAGCGGACGGTTTCGCATGATCGAGACGGACCACTTTTTGATTGTGGATGACTGCTATAACGCGAATCCAGTCTCCATGAAGGCGTCTCTGGATGTCCTGAAGGATGCCCTGGGGCGAAAGGTGGCTATTCTGGGAGATATGGGGGAACTGGGAGAACAGGAGAAGGAACTGCACGCAGAGGTGGGAGACCACGCGGGAAGGTGCGGCTTGGACCTCCTGATCTGTACCGGGTCTTTGAGCAGATATATGTCAGAGGCAGCGAAAGCGGCGAACCCGAATCTGGAGGTTATCTATGAGGTGGATTCGAAAAAACTAGAAAGGAACCTGTTCAGCTATCTGAGGGACGGAGACACAATTCTGGTAAAGGCTTCGCATTTTATGCACTATGAGAGGCTCGTGCAGCGATTAGAACAGTATAAAAAGTAA
- a CDS encoding ATP-binding protein has translation MRIERAKVDNFGKLNQREFRFGPGINVIYGENEGGKSTLHAFFRGMFYGLPRMRGRAARNDAYSRYEPWENPGQYGGRLWLECGGKTFRLNRDFRKDKTAAELVCETDGELLCVEDGDLSVLLGGASEVLYDNTVSVGQLRGITDQNLAQELRNFMAGYENGQDAGLNLDRAREKLRRQRREVLSGIEEERQRREEGLKRQEEKIREHQLRMEQLEMEWKSQKKAFSDARNLSKPEKTTVGAKKARSMAAVLAVWMLLFILGIWQGVPFGGLLLWTVMGAGLLAAFFWVRRREEKLRESELQIQSEQELRRQKIQWKAEELWERMQEEQKLLENLRTEYEQSRREAAAVSPEQVEADALELAEQTLVRLGDQMQGKISRRLQERISEIFSELTDGKYRRVSLDETMKLGVHTEERYVPADRLSRGTLEQIYFSLRMAANEVLCAEEPLPLILDEVFAMYDDRRLASCLRWLADCGRQVLICTCQDREERLLKRLGIPYQKVKLVGSSKESLGNL, from the coding sequence ATGAGGATTGAGAGGGCAAAAGTAGATAATTTTGGAAAATTAAATCAGAGGGAATTTCGGTTTGGGCCGGGAATCAATGTGATTTATGGAGAAAATGAAGGGGGGAAATCCACCCTTCATGCTTTTTTTAGAGGGATGTTTTATGGTTTGCCCAGAATGCGGGGAAGGGCAGCCAGGAATGATGCTTACAGCAGATATGAACCTTGGGAAAATCCTGGACAGTACGGCGGCAGGCTGTGGTTAGAATGTGGTGGGAAGACTTTCCGATTAAACAGGGATTTTCGAAAGGACAAGACGGCAGCAGAACTTGTCTGTGAGACAGACGGGGAGCTGCTGTGTGTGGAAGATGGGGATTTGAGTGTGCTTCTGGGAGGTGCCTCGGAGGTCCTCTATGATAATACCGTGTCGGTGGGACAGCTCAGAGGAATCACAGACCAGAATTTGGCGCAGGAGCTGCGAAATTTTATGGCGGGCTATGAGAACGGCCAGGATGCAGGGCTGAACTTGGACAGAGCGAGAGAGAAGCTTCGCAGACAGAGAAGAGAAGTGTTGAGCGGGATAGAAGAAGAGAGACAGAGGCGGGAAGAGGGGCTGAAAAGGCAGGAAGAAAAAATCAGAGAACATCAGCTTCGGATGGAGCAGTTGGAGATGGAATGGAAAAGCCAGAAAAAAGCTTTCTCTGATGCTCGGAATCTCAGCAAACCGGAAAAGACAACAGTAGGGGCTAAAAAAGCCAGAAGTATGGCGGCGGTTCTGGCGGTCTGGATGCTCCTGTTCATCCTGGGAATATGGCAGGGTGTTCCTTTTGGGGGGCTGCTTTTGTGGACCGTGATGGGAGCCGGACTGCTGGCGGCTTTCTTTTGGGTGCGCAGACGGGAAGAGAAGCTCCGAGAGTCTGAGCTTCAGATACAGTCGGAACAGGAGCTTAGGCGGCAGAAAATCCAGTGGAAGGCGGAGGAACTCTGGGAGCGGATGCAGGAGGAGCAGAAGCTGTTGGAAAATTTACGGACAGAGTACGAGCAGAGCAGGCGGGAGGCAGCAGCTGTATCCCCTGAGCAGGTGGAAGCAGACGCTTTGGAGCTGGCGGAGCAGACGTTGGTTCGTCTGGGAGACCAGATGCAGGGGAAAATCAGCCGGAGGCTGCAGGAGAGAATCTCTGAGATTTTCAGCGAGCTGACAGATGGAAAATACAGGCGTGTATCCTTGGATGAAACGATGAAGCTGGGTGTGCATACAGAAGAGAGATATGTGCCGGCAGACAGGCTCAGCAGGGGAACTCTGGAACAGATTTATTTTTCTCTGAGAATGGCTGCCAATGAGGTACTGTGTGCGGAGGAACCTCTTCCGCTGATTCTGGATGAAGTTTTTGCAATGTATGATGACAGACGCTTGGCAAGCTGTCTGCGCTGGCTGGCAGACTGCGGACGGCAGGTTTTGATCTGTACCTGTCAGGACAGGGAGGAAAGACTGCTGAAAAGACTTGGGATACCTTATCAGAAAGTGAAGCTTGTTGGTTCGTCGAAAGAAAGTCTAGGGAACTTATGA
- a CDS encoding InlB B-repeat-containing protein yields the protein MKVTKRNGKTVKCRVFSWFLVLTLLMTSVAPVGATSFEGENETLNSETDNSETEIQTGNELVDESETADEDEMAVRYTLSFYDMEGSQKYLDLELEAEEGERVQLPEVPVEEGQTALGWSSYIKDTEAEYEAGEEIEVTKNMDLYAVCEQSSTVKPEEPEKPEEPETKEVTVQFFDQDGKDIYPEFETTVEEGTQITLPTPDAKSNMRAMGWSSSKNAKSAKYRAGSELTVTEDMVLYSVHQKLYTITFLTNTGKTTARLKKLKIQGVWQEKIKLPNLPVYSGYTSDGWTNKKYSKKVTNKEGSTYTVCGTRTLYQVNHKTKTYSVKFYNNDGSTSSSLNKLAKKIQEGKTIVLPSLPAKSGYERLGWTTKKKGTKAVYESGDHLKVSKDTKLYAVYRKITYCTIQFYNSTGAKTYSTLKEKVKKGTYITLPDLPAVVGYRAVGWTKYKGGKGSVLDEKQRIYVSGNMKLYSYYKKSGSTLRFYTYNGSSEYTSIRMENAGKSAVMPTAFSPQGYTFLGWSTKKNQTGNPEYEMGQKYTNLKSSMKLYAVCKKKSQIESENAKMSVEVSEKYDQVIFLGDSRTYGTQLALENTYGGVPENVTFLCKSGIGLPWFEENYKSGENFYKTISEMHGKKAVIWNFGINNLIDGLDDVGQRVAEYTSVMTSVAKELKAQGCDMYFMSINPTNDKEAASPNYGTAWSPRSPYSVRLFNWKLRENISNYYSYIDTYTYLINTGFITYDGLHYGDSTYLKIYNKAIETIDR from the coding sequence ATGAAGGTGACGAAGAGAAATGGGAAAACAGTGAAATGCAGAGTTTTCAGCTGGTTCTTGGTATTGACTTTGCTGATGACTTCTGTGGCCCCGGTAGGAGCGACATCCTTTGAAGGGGAGAATGAAACTCTGAATTCTGAGACGGATAATTCTGAGACTGAGATACAGACAGGGAATGAATTGGTCGATGAGTCTGAAACGGCTGACGAGGATGAGATGGCAGTCCGCTATACGTTGTCGTTCTATGACATGGAAGGTTCACAGAAATATTTAGACCTTGAGTTGGAAGCGGAAGAAGGCGAGAGAGTGCAGCTGCCTGAAGTGCCGGTGGAAGAGGGGCAGACCGCTCTTGGCTGGAGCAGCTATATCAAAGATACTGAGGCCGAGTATGAGGCGGGCGAGGAGATTGAAGTCACAAAGAATATGGACTTGTATGCGGTCTGTGAGCAGTCTTCGACAGTGAAGCCAGAGGAACCGGAAAAACCTGAGGAGCCTGAGACAAAAGAAGTGACTGTACAATTTTTTGACCAGGATGGAAAAGATATTTATCCGGAATTTGAGACCACAGTGGAGGAGGGAACGCAGATCACATTGCCAACTCCGGACGCGAAGAGCAATATGCGGGCGATGGGATGGTCTTCTTCTAAGAATGCCAAATCCGCGAAATATAGGGCAGGCTCGGAACTGACGGTCACAGAAGACATGGTGCTCTATTCAGTACATCAGAAATTGTATACAATTACTTTCCTGACGAATACGGGAAAGACCACGGCGAGATTGAAAAAGCTGAAAATTCAGGGAGTCTGGCAGGAAAAGATCAAACTGCCGAATCTGCCTGTGTACAGCGGTTATACTTCGGATGGATGGACGAATAAGAAGTACAGCAAGAAGGTGACGAATAAGGAAGGGAGTACCTATACGGTTTGTGGAACTCGAACACTCTATCAGGTAAATCATAAGACAAAAACGTATAGTGTAAAATTTTATAATAATGATGGCAGCACCAGTTCAAGTCTGAACAAACTGGCAAAGAAGATCCAGGAGGGAAAAACGATTGTGTTGCCTTCGTTGCCAGCCAAAAGCGGCTATGAGAGACTTGGATGGACTACGAAGAAAAAGGGAACGAAAGCAGTCTATGAGTCAGGAGATCACCTGAAGGTTAGCAAGGATACGAAACTGTACGCGGTGTACCGTAAGATTACCTATTGCACGATTCAGTTTTATAACTCGACAGGGGCGAAAACGTATTCGACTTTGAAAGAGAAAGTCAAAAAAGGGACTTATATCACGCTTCCGGATTTGCCGGCTGTGGTCGGATACCGTGCAGTGGGGTGGACGAAATACAAAGGTGGAAAAGGGTCCGTGCTGGATGAGAAACAGCGTATTTATGTAAGTGGTAATATGAAATTATACAGTTATTATAAGAAATCCGGCTCCACACTGCGTTTTTATACTTATAATGGAAGTTCTGAGTATACCAGCATACGAATGGAGAATGCAGGAAAGAGCGCGGTGATGCCCACAGCTTTCAGTCCCCAAGGCTATACGTTCCTCGGATGGTCCACGAAGAAAAACCAGACAGGCAATCCAGAATATGAGATGGGCCAGAAGTACACAAATTTGAAGAGCTCCATGAAATTGTATGCGGTCTGCAAAAAAAAGAGTCAGATTGAGAGTGAGAATGCGAAGATGTCCGTGGAAGTCAGCGAGAAGTACGATCAGGTGATCTTTCTGGGAGATTCCCGCACTTATGGAACCCAGCTAGCTCTGGAGAATACCTACGGTGGAGTTCCTGAAAATGTGACGTTTTTGTGTAAATCCGGGATCGGACTTCCATGGTTTGAGGAAAATTATAAGTCTGGGGAAAACTTTTATAAGACTATTTCTGAAATGCATGGAAAAAAAGCGGTGATCTGGAATTTCGGAATCAATAATCTGATTGATGGTTTGGACGATGTGGGGCAGCGAGTCGCGGAGTATACGTCGGTTATGACTTCTGTGGCAAAGGAGCTTAAGGCGCAGGGTTGCGATATGTACTTTATGAGCATCAACCCTACCAATGACAAAGAAGCGGCGAGTCCGAACTATGGTACGGCTTGGTCACCCAGATCTCCGTATTCGGTGAGGCTGTTTAACTGGAAGCTTAGGGAAAATATTTCGAATTATTATTCTTATATCGATACATATACTTACCTAATCAATACTGGCTTCATTACTTATGACGGTCTTCATTATGGAGATTCCACATATCTGAAGATCTATAATAAGGCGATTGAGACGATAGACAGGTAA
- a CDS encoding metallophosphoesterase family protein has product MRFIHLADVHLGAKPDQRYPWSTGRDQEIWETFRQVIEQAGRRQADLLLIAGDLFHGQPLLRELKEVNYLFSTIQDTEVVLIAGNHDYLRKNSAYCDFVWNKNVHFLKKTSMQRVELSRIHTYVYGFSYDCQQITEERYAKAIPGQEEGFHILLAHGGDGQHIPIQYGALAQAGFSYVALGHIHQPQILSRTQKTAMAYSGSLEPIEKHEEGKHGYIWGEWKDQSLKLELVAAARRAYETLTFPIQPNMGQYEIENGLQELIEKSGEENMYHLSLEGEKELGQRIDKKRLYALGRVVDVWDRTHAAYDLQELRRRYEGTLIGEYIRHFQGHPLSATEQKALDYGLQALLETKE; this is encoded by the coding sequence ATGCGTTTTATACATCTGGCTGATGTACATTTGGGGGCCAAGCCGGATCAGCGATATCCTTGGAGTACAGGGAGAGACCAGGAGATCTGGGAGACCTTTCGCCAGGTGATTGAGCAGGCGGGCAGGCGGCAGGCAGATCTTCTTCTGATTGCCGGGGACTTGTTTCATGGGCAGCCTCTTTTGCGGGAGCTTAAAGAAGTGAATTATTTGTTTTCCACGATACAGGATACAGAGGTAGTCCTGATCGCGGGAAACCATGATTATCTGAGAAAAAATTCTGCTTATTGTGATTTTGTATGGAACAAAAATGTCCACTTTTTGAAGAAGACATCCATGCAGAGAGTGGAGCTCTCCCGGATTCATACGTATGTCTATGGATTTAGCTATGACTGCCAGCAGATCACGGAGGAGAGGTATGCGAAAGCCATTCCAGGCCAGGAGGAAGGGTTTCATATTCTGCTGGCTCATGGCGGAGACGGGCAGCATATACCAATCCAGTATGGAGCTTTGGCTCAGGCAGGCTTTTCCTATGTGGCACTGGGGCATATTCATCAGCCGCAGATTCTTAGCAGAACACAGAAAACGGCTATGGCATATTCTGGAAGTCTGGAACCGATAGAGAAGCATGAGGAAGGAAAGCATGGTTATATCTGGGGAGAATGGAAAGATCAGAGTTTGAAGCTGGAACTGGTGGCAGCAGCCAGGAGGGCTTATGAGACATTGACGTTTCCAATCCAGCCGAATATGGGGCAGTATGAAATTGAAAATGGATTGCAGGAGCTGATTGAAAAGTCAGGAGAGGAAAACATGTACCATCTTTCCTTGGAGGGAGAGAAGGAGCTGGGGCAGAGGATAGATAAGAAACGGCTCTACGCACTGGGGCGTGTCGTAGATGTGTGGGACCGGACACATGCAGCCTATGATCTACAGGAGCTTAGAAGACGCTATGAAGGCACTTTGATTGGAGAATATATTCGGCATTTTCAGGGCCATCCCCTGAGTGCGACGGAACAAAAGGCGCTGGACTATGGACTTCAGGCGTTGTTGGAGACGAAAGAATGA